A genomic stretch from Scomber scombrus chromosome 8, fScoSco1.1, whole genome shotgun sequence includes:
- the LOC133984955 gene encoding trace amine-associated receptor 13c-like: MMVETLEQVELCTPPLNTSCMSTLVSPKATLIKTLLYCIVLLTVTLNLLVVISISHFRQLHTTTNVFLLSLAVSDWFVGVALMPTEIINMQSCRFMGKITCALLFLWNLTLTSTSVGSMVLISVDRYVAICAPLHYSSMITTNRAKICVSLCWICSVIYSFIILKDQLYQDMFNPCPKECTIFISYISGAVDFILTFFCPVSVIIVLYMRVFVVAVSQARIMRSQIVAVKSKTLTVVVKKSEMRAARTLGIVLLVFIVCLCPYYCPFLAGEDITANGSSSQIWLFYCNSTFNPLIYAFFYPWFRKAIKLIVSLQILQPGSCEVKIM; encoded by the exons ATGATGGTAGAGACACTGGAACAAGTTGAGCTCTGCACTCCGCCTCTCAACACCTCCTGCATGTCAACTCTGGTTTCTCCCAAAGCCACACTCATCAAAACACTGTTGTACTGCATCGTTTTGCTCACTGTGACGCTCAACCTACTGGTTGTCATCTCCATCTCTCATTTCAG GCAGCTTCACACCACCACCAatgtcttcctcctctccctggcTGTGTCTGACTGGTTTGTGGGTGTTGCACTGATGCCAACTGAAATCATCAACATGCAGTCCTGCAGGTTTATGGGTAAAATCACATgtgctcttttgtttttgtggaaCCTTACTCTCACCTCTACCTCTGTTGGAAGTATGGTGCTCATATCAGTGGACCGTTATGTGGCTATTTGTGCTCCTCTGCACTATTCTTCTATGATAACAACAAACAGAGCTAaaatctgtgtgtctttgtgttggatctgttctgttatttacagcTTCATAATACTAAAAGATCAATTGTACCAAGATATGTTTAACCCCTGCCCCAAAGAATGTACAATTTTCATAAGCTACATATCAGGTGCAGTAGACTTTATTCTCACTTTTTTCTGCCCTGTTAGTGTTATCATTGTTCTCTATATGAGAGTGTTTGTGGTAGCTGTGTCACAGGCACGTATCATGCGGTCTCAAATTGTAGCTGTCAAATCAAAAACTCTCACTGTAGTTGTGAAGAAATCTGAGATGAGGGCTGCTAGAACTCTTGGCATTGTCCTACTTGTGTTTATAGTTTGTCTGTGTCCATACTACTGTCCTTTTCTAGCAGGAGAGGACATCACAGCTAATGGTTCATCTTCTCAAATTTGGCTATTTTACTGTAACTCCACTTTCAATCCTCTGATCTATGCCTTTTTCTACCCCTGGTTTAGAAAAGCTATTAAACTCATTGTCAGCCTTCAAATACTACAGCCAGGTTCCTGTGAGGTCAAGATCATGTAG
- the LOC133985077 gene encoding trace amine-associated receptor 1-like encodes MMVETLEQVELCIPPLNTSCMSTLVSPKATLMESLLYCIALLTVTLNLLVVISISHFRQLHTTTNIFLLSLAVSDLLVGVALMLTEIINMQSCRFPGQITCALLFLLGITLTSSSVGSMVLISVDRYLAICVPLHYSSMITPSRAKICVSLCWICSVIYSFIILKDHLSQIDMFNPCSQECTIFISYISGIVDFIVTFFCPVSVIIVLYMRVFVVAVSQARVMRSQIVAVKSRTLTVVVKKSEMKAARTLGIVLLVFIVCLCPYYGPFLAGEDMTDDGSSAQSWLFVCNSSLNPLIYAFFYPWFRNAIKLIVSLQILQPGSCEVKIM; translated from the exons ATGATGGTAGAGACACTGGAACAAGTTGAGCTCTGCATCCCTCCTCTCAACACCTCCTGCATGTCAACACTGGTTTCTCCCAAAGCCACACTCATGGAATCACTGTTGTACTGCATCGCTCTGCTCACCGTGACACTCAACCTGTTGGTTGTCATCTCCATCTCTCATTTCAG GCAGCTTCACACCACCACCAatatcttcctcctctccctggcTGTGTCTGACTTGCTTGTGGGTGTTGCACTGATGCTAACTGAAATCATCAACATGCAGTCCTGCAGGTTTCCAGGTCAAATCACATGTgctctcttgtttttgttgggCATTACTCTCACCTCTTCCTCTGTTGGAAGTATGGTGCTCATATCAGTGGACCGTTACTTGGCTATTTGTGTTCCTCTGCACTATTCTTCCATGATAACACCAAGCAGAGCTAaaatctgtgtgtctttgtgttggATCTGTTCTGTTATCTACAGCTTCATTATATTAAAAGATCACTTGTCCCAAATAGATATGTTCAATCCCTGCTCCCAAGAATGTACAATTTTCATAAGCTACATATCAGGGATAGTAGACtttattgtcacttttttcTGCCCTGTTAGTGTTATCATTGTTCTGTATATGAGAGTGTTTGTGGTGGCTGTGTCGCAGGCACGTGTTATGCGATCTCAAATTGTAGCTGTCAAATCAAGAACTCTCACTGTAGTTGTGAAGAAATCTGAGATGAAGGCTGCTAGAACTCTTGGCATTGTCCTACTTGTGTTTATAGTTTGTCTGTGTCCATATTATGGTCCTTTTCTGGCTGGAGAGGACATGACAGATGATGGGTCATCTGCTCAAAGTTGGCTATTTGTTTGTAACTCTAGTTTAAATCCACTGATCTATGCCTTTTTCTACCCCTGGTTTAGAAACGCCATTAAACTCATTGTCAGCCTTCAAATACTCCAACCAGGTTCCTGTGAGGTCAAGATCATGTAG